The following coding sequences lie in one Mycobacterium sp. DL440 genomic window:
- a CDS encoding AMP-binding protein, which produces MTDVFPPIPTQVSQLAAADPDRPAVTCQGITLTRDVLDRSSNRLARAYAEHGVQQGDYVTISLPNSIEWVQAVLAAWKLGAVPQPLSPRLPDAEFAGILALRPRALVVGRDAGETPWLPPGFAPDTGLSDAPLPEAVAPTWKSMASGGSTGRPKLIEAGGDSRVPALIGVPLGAQPGDVTLMSVPMSHNTGFTTFAIALLQGHHLVLMPRFDPVEFLRLVTEHRVTFLTTVPTIMQRLLPVYRADPKAYDLSSIRRFWHVGAPCPPAVKQAWIELLGAEALWELYGGTELQALTFISGEQWLAHPGSVGVVVAGEMKVLDDDGGECPPGVTGEIYMRPGPGSAPTYRYVGSTAKSRDGWESLGDLGYYVDDGSQRFFYLNDRRVDMFTVGGKNVYPAEIEAALAAHPDVLSCLVVGIPHEDLGQVPHALVQTGDGSDLNAAAVQTFLREQLSGYKVPESVEFVDAPLRDDAGKARRAAVRDEVIARLEQARARR; this is translated from the coding sequence ATGACCGACGTGTTCCCGCCGATCCCGACCCAGGTCAGCCAACTGGCCGCAGCCGACCCCGACCGGCCGGCCGTGACCTGCCAGGGCATCACGCTCACCCGGGACGTACTGGATCGGTCCAGCAACCGACTCGCCCGTGCCTATGCCGAACACGGTGTGCAACAAGGCGATTACGTCACCATCAGCCTGCCCAACTCGATCGAGTGGGTGCAGGCCGTCCTGGCTGCCTGGAAGCTCGGCGCAGTGCCGCAACCCCTTTCGCCGCGGTTGCCGGACGCCGAGTTCGCCGGCATCCTCGCGCTACGCCCCCGCGCCCTGGTCGTCGGCCGCGATGCCGGTGAAACACCTTGGCTTCCACCAGGTTTTGCCCCGGATACCGGACTGTCCGACGCACCGCTGCCCGAGGCGGTCGCACCGACATGGAAGTCGATGGCCTCCGGCGGCAGCACCGGACGCCCGAAGCTGATCGAAGCCGGCGGCGACAGCCGGGTGCCTGCCCTGATCGGGGTTCCCCTCGGCGCCCAGCCCGGAGACGTCACCCTGATGTCGGTGCCGATGAGCCACAACACCGGCTTCACCACATTCGCCATCGCGCTGCTGCAGGGCCACCACCTGGTGCTGATGCCACGCTTCGACCCGGTCGAGTTCCTGCGGCTCGTCACCGAACACCGTGTGACGTTTCTGACCACGGTGCCCACCATCATGCAGCGTCTGCTGCCGGTGTACCGCGCCGACCCAAAAGCCTATGACCTGTCCAGCATTCGCCGGTTCTGGCACGTCGGGGCACCCTGCCCGCCAGCGGTCAAGCAGGCCTGGATCGAGCTGCTCGGCGCCGAGGCGTTGTGGGAACTGTACGGCGGCACCGAGTTGCAGGCGCTGACCTTCATCTCCGGTGAGCAGTGGCTGGCCCACCCCGGATCCGTCGGTGTCGTAGTGGCCGGCGAGATGAAGGTGCTCGACGACGACGGCGGCGAGTGCCCGCCCGGCGTGACCGGTGAGATCTACATGCGGCCGGGCCCCGGCAGCGCTCCCACGTACCGTTACGTCGGCAGCACGGCCAAGAGCCGTGACGGCTGGGAGTCACTCGGAGATCTTGGGTATTACGTCGACGACGGCTCTCAGCGGTTCTTCTACCTCAACGACCGACGGGTCGACATGTTCACCGTGGGCGGCAAGAACGTCTACCCGGCCGAGATCGAGGCCGCGCTGGCTGCCCACCCCGACGTGCTGTCGTGTCTGGTCGTCGGCATACCGCACGAGGATCTCGGCCAGGTGCCGCACGCCCTGGTGCAGACGGGTGACGGGTCAGACCTGAACGCAGCAGCGGTGCAGACCTTCCTGCGCGAGCAGCTGTCGGGCTACAAGGTGCCCGAAAGCGTGGAATTCGTCGACGCCCCGCTACGCGATGACGCCGGGAAGGCTCGTCGCGCCGCGGTGCGCGACGAGGTCATCGCGCGGCTGGAGCAGGCTCGGGCTCGTCGGTGA
- a CDS encoding phosphotriesterase — translation MPTVNTARGVIDTSDLGTTLMHEHVFIMSTELTQNYPESWGDDASREADAIARLTELKSRGVDTIVDLTVIGLGRYIPRIARIAEGTDLNIVVATGFYTYNDLPLAFHFNEPKAGRPDPMTEMFVRDIEHGIADTGIKAAILKCATDEPGVTAGVERVLRAVAQAHRQTGVPISTHTHAASRRGLEQQGIFAEEGVDLSRVVIGHCGDTTDIGYLEELIANGSYIGMDRFGVDVFLPFEDRIATVATMCRRGHAEKMVLSHDTWCYFDALPDERTTAALPNSHYLHIHNDVLPALRARGVTEEQIATMLIDNPRRIFDRKGGY, via the coding sequence GTGCCGACAGTGAACACCGCGCGTGGCGTCATCGATACCTCCGACCTCGGCACCACGCTCATGCACGAGCACGTCTTCATCATGAGCACCGAGCTGACCCAGAACTACCCGGAGTCCTGGGGCGACGACGCCAGCCGCGAAGCCGATGCGATCGCCCGGCTCACCGAACTCAAGTCCCGCGGCGTCGACACCATCGTCGACCTCACGGTGATCGGTCTGGGCCGCTACATTCCACGCATCGCCCGGATCGCCGAAGGCACCGACCTCAATATCGTCGTCGCCACCGGCTTCTACACCTACAACGACCTGCCGCTGGCCTTCCACTTCAACGAACCCAAGGCGGGCCGCCCCGACCCGATGACCGAGATGTTCGTCCGCGACATCGAACACGGCATTGCCGACACCGGCATCAAGGCGGCAATCCTCAAGTGCGCCACCGACGAACCCGGTGTCACCGCTGGGGTTGAACGAGTGCTGCGGGCCGTCGCCCAGGCCCACCGGCAGACCGGGGTGCCGATCTCCACCCACACCCACGCCGCCAGCCGGCGCGGCCTGGAACAGCAGGGCATCTTCGCCGAGGAAGGTGTCGACCTGTCCCGGGTGGTGATCGGTCACTGCGGCGACACCACCGATATCGGCTACCTCGAAGAGTTGATCGCCAACGGTTCTTACATCGGCATGGACCGCTTCGGCGTGGATGTTTTCCTGCCGTTCGAGGACCGGATCGCCACCGTCGCGACCATGTGCCGGCGCGGCCATGCCGAGAAGATGGTGCTCTCGCACGACACCTGGTGCTACTTCGACGCCCTGCCCGACGAGAGGACCACCGCGGCGCTGCCCAACAGCCACTACCTGCACATCCACAATGACGTGCTGCCGGCGTTGCGCGCGCGTGGCGTCACCGAGGAACAGATCGCCACGATGCTCATCGACAATCCGCGCCGGATCTTCGACCGCAAGGGCGGGTACTGA
- a CDS encoding PPOX class F420-dependent oxidoreductase, translating to MPYRCTPIQCASCSSTTSGQTRFTASNGYSPDDTTIDIVGHALASTQKWRNVLGNPQVAFIVDTVLSVRPPEARGIEIRGTAMALPGVGTTDGGLSGDIIRIVPRRIISWGLDGAGTTARDPAEPPHTAD from the coding sequence ATGCCTTACCGCTGCACTCCGATTCAGTGCGCGAGCTGTTCTTCGACCACATCCGGCCAGACGCGCTTCACTGCATCGAACGGGTATTCACCCGACGACACCACCATCGACATCGTCGGCCACGCCCTGGCATCGACGCAAAAGTGGCGCAATGTGCTCGGCAACCCACAGGTGGCCTTCATCGTCGACACGGTGCTCTCGGTGCGCCCGCCCGAGGCGCGCGGGATCGAAATCCGTGGCACCGCAATGGCACTGCCCGGTGTGGGTACCACCGATGGCGGCCTGTCCGGGGACATCATCCGGATCGTGCCGCGCCGGATCATCAGCTGGGGGCTTGACGGTGCGGGCACCACTGCCAGGGACCCGGCGGAACCGCCACACACAGCTGACTGA
- a CDS encoding GNAT family N-acetyltransferase, whose amino-acid sequence MAEVRNVPEARHYELTVDGEHAGLAAYVDSDDQRIFHHTEVDDQFSGQGLAGELVSAALTDTRAAGKRIAAVCPYVAKYVQKHHDFDDALDPVTPETLAVVEAAS is encoded by the coding sequence ATGGCTGAAGTCCGCAACGTCCCAGAAGCACGCCATTACGAGCTCACCGTCGACGGTGAGCATGCCGGCCTGGCCGCCTACGTCGACTCCGACGACCAGCGCATCTTCCACCACACCGAAGTCGACGACCAGTTCAGCGGCCAAGGCCTGGCGGGCGAACTGGTGTCGGCTGCGCTGACCGACACCCGCGCGGCGGGCAAGCGCATCGCGGCGGTCTGCCCGTACGTCGCCAAGTACGTACAGAAGCACCACGACTTCGACGACGCCCTCGACCCGGTCACCCCCGAGACGCTGGCCGTGGTCGAAGCCGCCAGTTAG
- a CDS encoding MFS transporter produces the protein MAVRATSTWAPLASPIYRALWIAQFVSNLGTWMQTVGAQWMLVGDPRAPVLVPLVQTATTLPVMLLALPSGVLADLVDRRRLLLATQGAMAAGVAALAALTGAGLATPTVLLILLFLIGCGQALTAPAWQAIQPDLVPREQIPAAAALGSMSMNGARAIGPAIAGALVSLSGPTLVFALNAVSFAGIVVVLLLWRSPVAEQLLPAERPLAALGAGGRFIRRSPIVRRILLRAVLFIAPGSALWGLLAVVADRQLGLSSSGYGLLLGALGVGAVLGALVLGRLQSAFGLNALLIVAALGFAGATAVLALVHNFGIVLAALVVGGASWLLALSTLNASMQLSLPAWVRARGLSVYQLTFMGGQAIGSLVWGLVAGATSTVTALLISAGLLGFCAVSDWWWPLHERTGDLDMTPSAHWPEPALVFEPEPPDGPVLVLTSYRVEREHETEFFAAMGVLGRSRQRTGATQWRLFRAVEREGVFVEAFVVRSWDEHVRQHRTRLTGSDLVIEQAVERWVEGEPVSHHLIAVKTP, from the coding sequence ATGGCCGTCCGAGCAACGTCGACGTGGGCGCCGTTGGCGTCGCCGATCTACCGTGCGCTGTGGATTGCGCAGTTCGTCTCCAACCTGGGCACGTGGATGCAGACGGTGGGTGCCCAGTGGATGCTGGTGGGAGATCCGCGCGCCCCGGTGCTGGTCCCGTTGGTGCAGACCGCCACCACACTGCCGGTGATGCTGCTGGCCCTGCCGTCCGGCGTGCTTGCCGATCTGGTGGACCGGCGCAGGCTGCTGCTCGCCACCCAGGGGGCGATGGCGGCCGGCGTGGCGGCGCTGGCGGCACTGACCGGCGCCGGGTTGGCCACTCCGACGGTCCTGCTGATCCTGCTGTTTCTGATCGGCTGCGGGCAGGCGCTGACCGCTCCGGCCTGGCAGGCCATTCAGCCGGACCTCGTTCCCCGCGAACAGATTCCCGCCGCGGCCGCGCTGGGCAGCATGAGTATGAACGGGGCCCGGGCAATCGGCCCGGCGATCGCCGGGGCGCTGGTATCCCTGTCCGGCCCGACGCTGGTGTTCGCGCTCAATGCGGTGTCGTTCGCCGGCATCGTGGTGGTGCTGCTGCTCTGGCGCAGCCCGGTCGCTGAGCAGCTGCTGCCCGCTGAGCGACCGTTGGCCGCACTCGGCGCCGGCGGCCGGTTCATCCGCAGGTCGCCGATCGTCAGGCGAATTCTGCTGCGGGCGGTGTTGTTCATCGCGCCGGGCAGCGCGCTGTGGGGCCTGCTCGCGGTGGTCGCGGATAGGCAGCTGGGGCTGTCGTCGTCCGGCTACGGGCTGCTTTTGGGTGCGCTCGGGGTGGGGGCCGTGCTCGGTGCCCTGGTCCTGGGCCGATTGCAGTCGGCCTTCGGCCTGAACGCGTTGCTGATCGTCGCGGCGCTCGGATTCGCCGGGGCCACTGCCGTTCTGGCGCTGGTGCACAATTTCGGCATTGTCCTGGCGGCGCTTGTCGTCGGCGGTGCGTCGTGGCTGCTGGCGTTGTCCACGCTCAACGCCTCGATGCAGTTGAGCCTGCCGGCGTGGGTGCGGGCCCGCGGGCTGTCGGTGTACCAGCTGACCTTCATGGGCGGTCAGGCCATCGGGTCGCTGGTGTGGGGCCTGGTGGCCGGTGCGACGAGCACCGTCACGGCCCTGCTGATCAGTGCCGGACTGCTGGGGTTCTGTGCGGTTTCGGACTGGTGGTGGCCGCTGCACGAGCGCACGGGCGACCTCGATATGACGCCGTCCGCGCACTGGCCCGAACCGGCACTCGTGTTCGAACCGGAACCGCCTGACGGTCCGGTCCTGGTGCTGACCTCCTACCGGGTGGAACGTGAACACGAGACCGAGTTCTTCGCCGCGATGGGCGTGTTGGGTCGGTCGCGGCAGCGCACCGGGGCCACGCAATGGCGGTTGTTTCGTGCTGTGGAGCGCGAAGGTGTGTTTGTCGAGGCCTTCGTGGTGCGGTCCTGGGATGAGCATGTGCGCCAGCACCGCACCCGCCTGACGGGTAGCGACCTGGTCATCGAGCAGGCGGTTGAGCGTTGGGTGGAGGGGGAGCCGGTCTCGCACCATCTGATCGCGGTGAAGACTCCTTGA
- a CDS encoding TetR/AcrR family transcriptional regulator, translated as MPTVTWARLDPARRAAVVAAAEAEFGAHGYSRGSLNVIARRAGVAKGSLFQYFADKRDLYAFIADIGSQRVRAYMEDRIRTLDLDRPFFEFLTDLLDDWVAYFADHPQDRSLHAAASFEVDTEARVSVRTVIHRHYLEVLRPLVQDAQTRGDLRADADAGALLSLLLMIFPHLALAPYVRGMDPILGLDEPSPEQPALAVRRLVGVLKAAFAVPNFPAATEAAHQT; from the coding sequence ATGCCGACGGTCACCTGGGCGCGTTTGGATCCCGCTCGTAGAGCGGCGGTGGTGGCAGCCGCCGAGGCGGAATTCGGGGCGCACGGGTACTCGCGTGGAAGCCTCAACGTCATCGCCCGGCGCGCGGGTGTGGCGAAAGGCAGTCTGTTCCAGTATTTCGCGGACAAACGCGACCTGTACGCGTTCATCGCGGATATCGGAAGCCAGCGGGTGCGGGCATACATGGAGGACCGCATCCGCACGCTCGATCTCGACCGCCCGTTCTTCGAGTTTCTCACCGACCTGCTCGACGACTGGGTGGCCTACTTCGCCGACCATCCCCAGGACCGTTCGCTGCATGCCGCGGCAAGCTTCGAGGTGGACACCGAGGCCCGGGTCAGCGTGCGGACCGTCATCCACCGCCACTATCTCGAGGTGCTCCGGCCGCTTGTGCAGGACGCTCAGACCCGGGGCGATCTGCGGGCGGACGCGGACGCCGGCGCGCTGTTGTCGCTGCTGCTGATGATCTTTCCGCATTTGGCGCTCGCGCCGTACGTGCGTGGGATGGACCCGATCCTGGGCCTGGATGAGCCCAGCCCCGAGCAGCCGGCACTCGCAGTACGACGACTCGTCGGAGTGTTGAAGGCCGCATTCGCGGTACCCAATTTCCCGGCGGCCACGGAAGCAGCCCATCAGACCTGA
- a CDS encoding R2-like ligand-binding oxidase has translation MSHTHFGSLSKGGLNWDSVPLRLFSGGNAKFWNPADIDFSRDRADWEALTDREREYATRLCAEFIAGEEAVTKDIQPFMTAMRAEGRLGDEMYLTQFAFEEAKHTQVFRMWLDAVGITDDLHNYFDELPAYRQMFYEELPASLDALYTDPSPAAQVRASVTYNHIVEGMLALTGYYAWHKICVDRGILPGMQELVGRIGDDERRHMAWGTFTCRRHVAADDANWEVFENRMNELIPLALRLTEEGFALYAPDIPFGLVQDEFMQYSADKGMRRFGTISSARGRPLEEIDLDYSPLTLEDTFADEDARALAATA, from the coding sequence ATGTCACACACACATTTCGGCTCGCTCTCCAAGGGCGGTCTCAATTGGGACAGTGTGCCGTTGCGGTTGTTCTCCGGGGGGAATGCCAAGTTCTGGAATCCGGCCGATATCGACTTCTCCCGCGACCGGGCGGACTGGGAGGCGCTGACGGACCGGGAACGTGAGTACGCCACCCGGTTGTGCGCCGAGTTCATCGCGGGTGAGGAGGCGGTCACCAAGGACATCCAGCCGTTCATGACTGCGATGCGGGCTGAGGGGCGCCTGGGCGACGAGATGTACCTGACCCAGTTCGCCTTCGAGGAGGCCAAGCACACGCAGGTGTTCCGCATGTGGCTCGACGCCGTCGGGATCACCGACGATCTGCACAACTACTTCGACGAACTTCCGGCCTATCGGCAGATGTTCTATGAGGAGCTGCCGGCGTCGCTCGATGCGTTGTACACCGACCCGTCGCCGGCCGCCCAAGTACGGGCGTCGGTGACCTACAACCACATCGTCGAAGGAATGCTGGCGCTCACGGGATACTATGCGTGGCACAAGATTTGCGTCGACAGAGGGATCCTTCCCGGCATGCAGGAGCTGGTGGGGCGGATCGGTGATGACGAGCGCCGCCACATGGCGTGGGGCACCTTCACCTGTCGGCGTCACGTTGCCGCCGATGATGCCAACTGGGAAGTGTTCGAGAACCGGATGAACGAGCTCATCCCGCTGGCGTTGCGACTCACCGAGGAGGGCTTTGCCCTCTACGCGCCGGACATCCCGTTCGGCCTGGTGCAGGACGAGTTCATGCAGTACTCCGCCGACAAGGGCATGCGCCGATTCGGCACCATCAGCAGCGCCAGGGGCCGTCCGCTCGAAGAGATCGACCTCGACTACTCGCCGCTGACGTTGGAGGACACGTTCGCCGACGAGGATGCACGGGCGCTGGCGGCCACCGCATAG
- a CDS encoding alpha-(1->3)-arabinofuranosyltransferase produces MSRRWLWVVAAATLLLTFVQSPGEISPDTKLDLTANPLRFLARAFNLWNSDLPFGQAQNQAYGYLFPHGAFFLAGDLLGIPGWVTQRLWWALLLTVGFWGMLRLAEILGIGSTSSRVLGALAFTLSPRVLTTLGAISSETLPMMLAPWVLLPIILAFRGDRNLRLMAARSAGAVALMGAVNAVATLTGCLAAIIWWACHRPNRLWWRFTAWWFGCTALAVAWWVVALVMLGRISPPFLDFIESSGVTTQWMSLTEMLRGTHTWTPFVASTATAAASLVTSTVAVLATALVAAAGLAGLALRSMPARGRLITMLLIGVVLLGLGYSGGLGSPVATAVQDFLDGTGTPLRNLAKLDPVLRLPLALGLAHLLGRIPLPGTAALPVWVRAFARPERDKRIAVAIVVLAALAAGTSLAWTGRITPAGTFTAIPQYWHDAADWLDEHNTDRGRVLVAPGAPFATQTWGNSHDEPLQVLGSSPWGVRDSIPLTPPETIRALDSVQRLFAAGRPSAGLADTLARQGISYVVLRNDLDPDVSRSARPVLVHRSIEGSPGLSKMVEFGESAGPGTLEGFVADSGLRPRYPAIEIYRVDTAGTNPSAPYLVDTDAMTRVAGAPEALLRLDERRRLAGRPPLGPMLLTADAERAGLPVQPDGSAGVIVTDTPTAREIDYGRVDDHASAIRAPDDARHTHNRVPDYPSDGAAPVYGKWNGGRVSVSSSAADSTALPNVAPATGPAAAVDSDGSTSWVSNALQAAVGQWLQVDFDHPVTNATLTITPSATAVGAQVRRIEVATATGSSSLRFDTAGQQLTIPLPVGETPWVRVTAVATNDGSAGVQFGITDLSVTQYDASGFAHPINLRHTVEVPGPPADSNVAQWDLGTELLGRPGCADSPAGIRCAAALALASEEAVNMSRTLTVPTPIDVEPTVWIRSRQGPKLADLVAQPGTTRASGDADPIDVLGSAYAATDGDPRTSWTAPQRVVQFKAPPTLTLKLPAPTEVGALRIDPGTSQPPAHPTLVSIDLGDGPQVHKLPGNGEAQTAQLKPRVTDTITVSLLGWNDIIDRTSLGFDQLKPPGLAELTVLDVHGKPVAAADSAANRKRTVSLPCGQGPVIGVAGQFIQTSVHTTVGALLDGDPIPAQPCRTGPIALPAGQQELLASPGAAFVVDGVVLNTRTAPLLRTATTTPVETPVWSSDRRQVEAPASDKARVLVVPESVNPGWVARTADGVALTAVKVNGWQQGWVIPAGKDGPVTLSFPSNRPYRVGLIGGLTLLPVLALLALWPTRRRNPDLDPVRPWQPSPNLIAVAVLAVGTAISGLPGLLVAGATLGVRYLLRDRDGWQEKLTVGVAAGGLTLAGATLSQYPWRSVDGYIGHSPWVQLLALLSVTFVAASTVTFERTPRRTPEHLP; encoded by the coding sequence CTGTCGCGGCGCTGGTTGTGGGTGGTCGCGGCGGCGACACTGCTCCTGACTTTCGTCCAGTCCCCCGGGGAGATATCGCCCGACACCAAGCTGGACCTCACCGCCAATCCCCTGAGGTTCCTGGCCCGCGCCTTCAATCTGTGGAACAGCGACCTGCCGTTCGGGCAGGCGCAGAACCAGGCCTACGGCTACCTCTTTCCCCACGGGGCTTTCTTCCTGGCCGGCGATCTGCTGGGGATTCCCGGCTGGGTCACCCAACGACTGTGGTGGGCCCTGCTGCTCACGGTGGGCTTCTGGGGCATGCTGCGCCTGGCCGAAATCCTGGGCATCGGCAGTACCAGTTCGCGTGTCCTCGGTGCGCTCGCCTTCACCCTGTCGCCCCGCGTACTGACCACCCTCGGCGCGATCTCGTCGGAGACGCTGCCGATGATGCTGGCGCCGTGGGTGCTGCTGCCGATCATCCTGGCGTTTCGGGGGGATCGCAATCTGCGGCTGATGGCCGCCCGATCCGCAGGCGCCGTGGCGCTGATGGGTGCGGTCAACGCCGTCGCGACACTGACCGGCTGCCTGGCCGCGATCATCTGGTGGGCCTGTCACCGGCCTAACCGGCTGTGGTGGCGATTCACCGCGTGGTGGTTCGGCTGCACGGCACTGGCCGTCGCCTGGTGGGTCGTCGCACTGGTGATGCTGGGCCGGATCAGCCCGCCGTTCCTCGACTTCATCGAATCCTCGGGTGTCACCACACAGTGGATGTCGCTCACCGAGATGCTGCGCGGCACCCATACCTGGACCCCGTTCGTGGCATCCACTGCCACCGCGGCGGCGTCACTGGTGACGAGCACGGTCGCGGTGCTGGCCACCGCATTGGTGGCGGCGGCCGGCCTGGCCGGGCTGGCGCTGCGGTCGATGCCTGCGCGGGGTCGCCTGATCACCATGCTGTTGATCGGCGTGGTGCTGCTGGGCCTGGGCTACTCCGGAGGGCTGGGATCCCCGGTGGCGACGGCCGTTCAGGATTTCCTGGACGGAACGGGCACGCCGCTGCGCAACCTGGCCAAGCTCGATCCGGTGCTGCGGCTGCCGCTGGCGCTGGGTCTGGCTCATCTGTTGGGCCGGATCCCGCTGCCGGGCACCGCGGCCCTGCCGGTGTGGGTGCGGGCCTTCGCCCGGCCCGAACGCGACAAGCGCATCGCGGTCGCGATCGTGGTGCTCGCCGCGCTGGCAGCAGGTACCTCGCTCGCCTGGACCGGCCGGATCACCCCCGCCGGAACCTTCACCGCGATCCCGCAGTACTGGCACGACGCCGCGGACTGGCTCGACGAACACAACACCGACCGAGGCCGGGTCCTGGTCGCACCCGGCGCCCCGTTCGCCACCCAGACCTGGGGCAACAGCCACGACGAACCGTTACAGGTCCTCGGCTCGAGTCCGTGGGGCGTGCGTGATTCGATCCCGCTGACACCGCCCGAGACGATCCGCGCGCTGGATTCGGTACAGCGATTGTTCGCCGCCGGCCGCCCTTCCGCTGGGCTCGCCGATACCCTTGCCCGGCAAGGTATTTCGTATGTCGTACTACGCAACGATCTGGACCCCGACGTGTCCAGATCGGCCCGGCCGGTACTGGTGCACCGTTCGATAGAGGGGTCTCCCGGACTGTCCAAGATGGTCGAGTTCGGTGAGTCGGCGGGACCCGGAACGCTGGAGGGCTTCGTCGCCGACAGCGGCCTGCGCCCGCGTTACCCCGCCATCGAGATCTACCGGGTGGACACCGCCGGAACCAACCCGTCCGCACCGTATCTGGTCGACACCGACGCGATGACCCGGGTGGCGGGCGCACCCGAGGCGCTGCTACGCCTCGACGAACGCCGTCGCCTGGCCGGGCGACCCCCGCTGGGGCCGATGCTGCTGACTGCCGACGCCGAGCGGGCCGGCCTGCCCGTACAACCGGACGGATCCGCCGGGGTGATCGTCACCGACACCCCGACCGCCCGCGAGATCGACTACGGCCGCGTCGACGACCACGCCTCGGCGATCCGCGCCCCCGACGACGCCCGCCACACCCACAACCGCGTCCCGGACTACCCGTCCGACGGGGCCGCGCCGGTGTACGGCAAGTGGAACGGCGGACGGGTATCGGTGTCGAGTTCGGCGGCGGACTCCACCGCGCTGCCCAACGTCGCACCGGCCACCGGGCCGGCCGCGGCCGTCGACAGCGACGGTTCGACCTCGTGGGTGTCCAACGCCCTGCAGGCTGCGGTCGGCCAGTGGTTGCAGGTCGATTTCGATCACCCGGTCACCAACGCCACGCTGACCATCACCCCAAGTGCAACGGCGGTCGGCGCCCAGGTGCGCCGCATCGAGGTGGCCACCGCGACCGGCTCGAGCAGCCTGCGCTTCGACACCGCCGGCCAGCAGTTGACCATCCCGCTGCCGGTCGGCGAAACCCCATGGGTGCGGGTCACTGCGGTCGCCACCAACGACGGTTCTGCCGGTGTGCAGTTCGGCATCACCGATCTTTCCGTGACCCAGTACGACGCATCGGGATTCGCCCATCCCATCAACTTGAGGCACACCGTCGAAGTCCCCGGACCTCCCGCGGATTCGAATGTCGCACAATGGGATCTGGGAACCGAACTACTGGGCAGGCCCGGGTGTGCCGACAGTCCGGCCGGGATCCGGTGCGCGGCGGCGCTGGCGCTGGCCTCCGAGGAGGCGGTCAATATGAGCCGCACACTCACGGTGCCGACGCCCATCGACGTCGAGCCGACGGTGTGGATCCGGTCCCGTCAGGGACCCAAACTCGCCGATCTGGTCGCCCAACCTGGGACCACCCGCGCCTCCGGTGACGCCGACCCGATCGACGTGCTCGGTTCGGCCTACGCCGCCACCGACGGTGACCCGCGGACATCATGGACCGCGCCGCAACGCGTTGTTCAGTTCAAGGCACCACCCACGCTGACGCTGAAACTGCCTGCGCCGACCGAAGTCGGCGCGCTCCGTATCGACCCCGGCACCAGCCAACCACCCGCGCACCCGACGCTGGTCTCGATCGACCTGGGCGACGGCCCGCAGGTGCACAAGCTCCCCGGCAACGGTGAGGCCCAGACCGCACAGCTCAAACCACGGGTAACCGACACCATCACCGTGTCGCTGCTGGGCTGGAACGACATCATCGACCGCACCTCGCTGGGCTTCGACCAGCTCAAGCCTCCCGGGCTGGCCGAACTGACCGTTCTCGACGTGCACGGCAAGCCTGTCGCTGCGGCCGATTCTGCCGCCAATCGCAAACGGACAGTGTCACTTCCGTGCGGTCAGGGTCCGGTCATCGGTGTGGCCGGCCAGTTCATCCAGACCTCGGTACACACCACCGTGGGGGCGCTGCTCGACGGCGACCCGATTCCGGCCCAGCCATGCCGTACCGGTCCGATCGCCCTGCCTGCCGGTCAACAGGAACTCCTGGCCAGCCCCGGCGCAGCGTTCGTCGTCGACGGAGTCGTGCTCAACACCCGAACGGCCCCCCTACTGCGCACGGCCACAACAACTCCTGTCGAAACGCCGGTCTGGTCATCGGACCGCCGGCAGGTGGAGGCGCCGGCATCAGACAAGGCAAGGGTCCTGGTGGTGCCCGAAAGCGTGAACCCGGGGTGGGTCGCGCGCACCGCCGATGGCGTCGCCCTGACGGCGGTGAAGGTCAACGGTTGGCAGCAGGGCTGGGTGATCCCGGCCGGCAAGGACGGGCCGGTGACGCTGTCCTTCCCGTCGAACCGTCCCTACCGGGTCGGATTGATCGGCGGGCTCACGTTGCTGCCGGTCCTGGCCCTGCTGGCACTGTGGCCGACCCGGCGCCGCAACCCGGATCTCGATCCCGTGCGGCCATGGCAACCATCGCCAAACCTGATCGCGGTCGCGGTACTGGCGGTCGGGACGGCCATCTCCGGCTTGCCGGGACTGCTGGTCGCCGGTGCCACGCTGGGAGTGCGCTACCTACTGCGTGATCGCGACGGTTGGCAGGAGAAGCTGACCGTGGGCGTGGCCGCGGGTGGACTCACACTGGCCGGCGCAACGCTGAGTCAATACCCCTGGCGCTCGGTCGACGGTTATATCGGACACTCGCCGTGGGTGCAGTTGCTGGCGCTCCTGTCGGTCACCTTCGTCGCGGCATCCACGGTCACCTTTGAGCGAACACCTCGGCGAACACCGGAACATTTGCCGTAA
- a CDS encoding DUF2613 domain-containing protein, whose protein sequence is MNRFVIPSAASIVVGLLLGAAAVFGVTLMVQQDTKPPLQAGDPASSVLNRVEYGDRS, encoded by the coding sequence GTGAACCGGTTCGTCATACCCTCCGCGGCCAGCATTGTCGTCGGCCTGCTGTTGGGTGCGGCTGCCGTTTTCGGTGTGACACTAATGGTGCAGCAGGACACGAAGCCTCCGCTGCAAGCGGGCGACCCGGCGTCATCGGTGCTCAACAGGGTCGAGTACGGCGACCGGTCCTAG